A single Danio aesculapii chromosome 19, fDanAes4.1, whole genome shotgun sequence DNA region contains:
- the rpa3 gene encoding replication protein A 14 kDa subunit translates to MTGVYESPKTRINTSMLSQYISRPVCFVGRLEKVHPSGKILTLLDGEGKSASVELNEPLDEELSGIVEVIGMVSNKGAIMATSYTQYREDKISFDLELYNEGLKVLHDFPQHYPFEVSMSG, encoded by the exons ATGACAGGCGTTTATGAGTCTCCGAAGACCCGAATCAACACGTCGATGCTGTCTCAGTATATCAGTCGACCAGTCTGCTTCGTTGGACGCTTGGAGAAG GTCCATCCATCAGGAAAGATTCTTACACTGTTAGACGGTGAAGGAAAGTCAGCATCAGTGGAGCTCAATGAACCT CTGGACGAAGAGCTGAGTGGGATTGTGGAGGTTATTGGAATGGTGTCCAACAAAGGAGCAATCATGGCTACTTCATATACTCAGTATCGAGAGGACAAAATCTCATTTG ATTTGGAGCTGTACAATGAAGGTCTGAAAGTTCTTCATGATTTTCCTCAGCATTACCCATTTGAAGTGTCAATGAGCGGTTAA